The sequence below is a genomic window from Escherichia marmotae.
ACATATTTTTTGGGAAGGATTCAGTGATATCAATATCACCTGCAAGATAGCGCTTGGTCGCGGCGGACTCCTGGTTAATTGGCAGGAAAGTCACTTTCTGCAGCACCGTTTTAGCGTTATCCCAATAATGGGTATTCGGCACGACGACCAGCTTTTCATTTACTACGCGCTCTTTAAGTACATAAGCACCATTGCCGATCAAATTCCCGGGCTTCGTCCACTCTTTACCACTTTCAACGTTGGCTTTTTGCACCGGGAAAAAAGCAAAGTTAGCGGTTAAATTCACAAACCAGGGCAACGGTTTATCAAGCTGAATTTTCAGAGTATGGGCATCAACAGCGGTGACGCCAAGTTGAGCTGGCGTAGCCTTACCATCAATAATTGCCTGGGCGTTGTTGATTCCAGCCAGTGCGGCAAACCAGGCAAACGGAGACAACGTTTTCGGATCCACCAGACGCTGCCAGCTATAGACAAAATCCTGTGCCGTTACCGGTGTACCATCGGCCCATTTGGCGTTATCGCGCAGGGTAAAAGTCCAGATGCGGTTGTCATTACTTTTCCACTGGGTAGCAACGCCAGGCACAATCTCGCCTTTCTCGTTCTGATTCACCAACCCTTCAAACAAATCGCGAATGACCTGAATCTCTGGCAAACCCACGGCTTTCGCGGGGTCTAATGATGCAGGCTCATCTTTAATGTGGCGCACCAACTCCTGTTTCTCTGCCAGTACTGTGCCGCCCGGAACATCTGCAGCATACGACAGGGAAATGCTGCTGACTAACAGCGCACAACAAGTGACTGAAACAGAGTGCTTCATAAGATACCCTCAAAACGATGTTAAGATTGATGCGTAATTATTTGTTTCTCCTTGAAGAAATGCAAATAACTTCCGGTAAAAAAGTGATAAAGGATCGATAACATATCGTTGTCGAAAAGGATTTGATAATCCGCAAAATTTGCACAACACTGCCTGTAATACTTCTTATATTCGAGACGATTATGACCGTGACCCGCCCGCGCGCCGAACGGGGCGCTTTTCCGCCAGGAACCGAACATTACGGACGTTCATTATTAGGTGCACCATTGATCTG
It includes:
- the mppA gene encoding murein tripeptide ABC transporter substrate-binding protein MppA, translating into MKHSVSVTCCALLVSSISLSYAADVPGGTVLAEKQELVRHIKDEPASLDPAKAVGLPEIQVIRDLFEGLVNQNEKGEIVPGVATQWKSNDNRIWTFTLRDNAKWADGTPVTAQDFVYSWQRLVDPKTLSPFAWFAALAGINNAQAIIDGKATPAQLGVTAVDAHTLKIQLDKPLPWFVNLTANFAFFPVQKANVESGKEWTKPGNLIGNGAYVLKERVVNEKLVVVPNTHYWDNAKTVLQKVTFLPINQESAATKRYLAGDIDITESFPKNMYQKLLKDIPGQVYTPPQLGTYYYAFNTQKGPTADQRVRLALSMTIDRRLMAEKVLGTGEKPAWHFTPDVTAGFTPEPSPFEQMSQEELNAQAKTLLSAAGYGPQKPLKLTLLYNTSENHQKIAIAVASMWKKNLGVDVKLQNQEWKTYIDSRNTGNFDVIRASWVGDYNEPSTFLTLLTSTHSGNISRFNNPAYDKVLAQASTENTVKARNADYNAAEKILIEQAPIAPIYQYTNGRLIKPWLKGYPINNPEDVAYSRTMYIVKH